One part of the Phoenix dactylifera cultivar Barhee BC4 chromosome 4, palm_55x_up_171113_PBpolish2nd_filt_p, whole genome shotgun sequence genome encodes these proteins:
- the LOC103721886 gene encoding probable 3-hydroxyisobutyrate dehydrogenase-like 1, mitochondrial, whose translation MLSRLSSLLRRSQHLYLLRRRLAVHPFSPMSTESSDWPVTPATTRVGWIGTGVMGQSMASHLLSAGYSLTVFNRTASKAQPLVDRGASLADSPLAVARASDVVFLIVGYPADVRRVALDPATGVLPGLSPGSVIVDMTTSDPVLAADIASAAASAGGAAVDAPVSGGDRGARAGTLSIFAGGEEAVVRRMEPLFRCMGTVRYMGGPGAGQRAKLGNQIAIASTMMGLVEGMVYAHKAGLDVGKWLEAISTGAAGSKSLELYGKRILERDMEAGFYVHHFVKDLGICLKECQSMGLALPGLALAQQLYVSLMAHGEGSLGTQALILAIERLNNTCLK comes from the coding sequence ATGCTCTCTCGCCTCTCATCCCTCCTGCGCCGGTCCCAACACCTTTATCTCCTTCGCCGCCGCCTCGCCGTCCACCCGTTCTCCCCGATGTCGACCGAGTCCTCGGACTGGCCTGTAACCCCGGCGACCACCCGGGTCGGCTGGATCGGGACCGGCGTTATGGGCCAGTCCATGGCTTCTCACCTCCTCTCGGCCGGCTACTCCCTCACCGTCTTTAACCGGACCGCCTCCAAGGCCCAGCCCCTCGTCGACCGTGGCGCCAGCCTCGCCGACTCCCCCCTCGCCGTCGCCCGCGCCAGCGACGTTGTCTTCCTCATCGTCGGCTACCCCGCCGATGTCCGCCGCGTCGCCCTCGACCCCGCCACCGGCGTCCTCCCGGGCCTCTCCCCGGGCTCCGTCATTGTCGACATGACCACCAGCGACCCCGTCCTCGCCGCCGATATCGCCTCCGCGGCCGCCTCCGCCGGCGGCGCGGCCGTCGACGCCCCTGTCTCGGGCGGCGACCGCGGGGCCCGGGCGGGCACGCTTTCGATCTTCGCCGGCGGGGAGGAGGCGGTCGTCCGGCGGATGGAGCCGCTGTTTCGGTGTATGGGGACGGTGAGGTACATGGGAGGGCCGGGTGCGGGGCAGCGGGCGAAGCTGGGGAACCAGATAGCGATCGCGTCGACGATGATGGGATTGGTGGAGGGGATGGTGTACGCCCACAAGGCCGGGCTCGACGTGGGCAAATGGCTGGAGGCGATATCAACGGGGGCAGCGGGGTCGAAGTCGCTGGAGCTCTATGGGAAGAGGATTTTGGAGAGGGACATGGAGGCGGGGTTCTACGTGCACCACTTCGTGAAAGACCTCGGCATCTGTTTGAAGGAATGCCAGAGCATGGGTCTGGCGCTGCCGGGATTGGCACTGGCGCAGCAGCTCTACGTATCGCTGATGGCCCATGGAGAGGGGAGTTTGGGGACACAGGCGTTGATTCTGGCCATCGAGAGGCTCAACAATACTTGCCTCAAGTGA
- the LOC103721887 gene encoding rRNA methyltransferase 1, mitochondrial-like, whose translation MYHCSLIKIPAIPLFSRPPRRLKCWESARSFNSRSFADSFLLEALENSTRRNSQTLGGGRGGSSRCLREGFLQKAWESTRGKKARGFSRGFHLPPLEIIGCARTRIFPSGFCLKTLESRSFSDGLHLRSLERIHGIQTRVFSSDPEERAVDNVDSKSLPWLAADGDKERKVVEKRASLRSNNSSWEQSAEIYFSRNSGMLMKGNSEGRDRSEESIKSSRGFANEEKYEDVKEEDNEPIGDPRWDRIKNVYKGFVDRESRFEKPEVRRWNKQEKWGRKTWKEATESSVPKMVGQGVYGVAPVLAALTAAGREFYALYVQEGLDLSKNNKKKKDKKAVEKVLQIAEKIGLKVIVASKHDLNMMVDNRPHQGLVLDASPLEMVSIRELEPVSVEGQKAPLWVALDEVTDPQNLGAIIRSAYFFGAEGVVLCAKNSAPLSGVVSKASAGSLELIELLSCKNMMQFLSSSIENGWRVLGGSVSSRAIPLNEVEAGVPTILVLGSEGSGLRALVERTCTELIKIPGFMPGWVGTTEMDAQEKVQINSGQDLKSFHAVESLNVSVAAGVFLYHLIGHNSHVVD comes from the exons ATGTATCACTGCAGCCTCATCAAGATCCCGGCCATCCCATTGTTTTCAAGGCCCCCGAGACGACTTAAATGCTGGGAATCTGCTCGGAGCTTCAATTCGCGATCCTTTGCCGATAGCTTTCTCCTGGAAGCACTCGAGAACAGCACCAGACGGAACTCCCAAACCCTAGGAGGCGGTAGGGGTGGAAGCTCTCGATGTTTACGCGAAGGATTTCTTCAGAAGGCCTGGGAAAGCACTCGTGGAAAGAAGGCAAGAGGCTTTTCACGTGGGTTTCATCTGCCGCCGCTGGAAATTATTGGTTGCGCGAGAACTCGGATATTTCCGAGTGGATTTTGTCTGAAAACCCTGGAATCCAGGAGTTTCTCGGACGGACTTCACCTGAGATCCCTAGAAAGAATACACGGAATACAAACAAGGGTCTTCTCCAGTGACCCCGAGGAGAGAGCTGTGGATAATGTGGATAGCAAGTCACTTCCTTGGTTAGCAGCCGATGGAGACAAAGAACGAAAGGTGGTGGAGAAAAGGGCTTCCTTAAGAAGCAATAACTCCTCGTGGGAACAGTCTGCGGAGATTTATTTTTCGAGAAATAGTGGAATGCTGATGAAAGGGAACAGTGAGGGTAGAGATAGGAGCGAAGAGAGCATCAAAAGCAGCAGAGGTTTTGCTAATGAAGAGAAGTATGAGGATGTGaaggaagaagataatgagCCTATTGGCGATCCAAGATGGGACAGGATCAAGAATGTGTACAAGGGGTTTGTTGATCGAGAATCTCGTTTTGAGAAACCAGAAGTTCGTCGGTGGAATAAGCAGGAGAAATGGGGAAGAAAGACATGGAAAGAGGCCACCGAATCATCAGTTCCAAAAATGGTAGGCCAAGGGGTTTATGGGGTTGCTCCAGTTTTGGCAGCATTGACAGCAGCAGGGAGGGAATTTTATGCTCTCTATGTTCAGGAAGGGTTGGACTTGAGCAAAaacaataagaagaagaaggacaaGAAAGCAGTGGAGAAggtcttgcagatagctgaaAAGATAGGATTGAAGGTTATAGTAGCTTCTAAGCATGATCTGAATATGATGGTTGACAACCGACCTCATCAAGGTCTGGTGCTTGATGCTTCACCATTAGAGATGGTTAGTATTAGGGAACTAGAGCCTGTATCAGTGGAGGGTCAAAAAGCTCCTCTCTGGGTGGCTTTGGACGAGGTTACGGACCCTCAGAATTTAGGAGCTATTATAAGGTCGGCATATTTTTTTGGAGCAGAAGGAGTGGTGTTGTGTGCAAAGAACTCAGCTCCTTTGAGTGGTGTGGTTAGCAAAGCCAGTGCAGGCTCCCTTGAATTGATCGAGCTGCTGTCCTGTAAGAACATGATGCAGTTCTTGTCATCATCAATTGAGAATGGTTGGAGGGTTCTTGGAGGGTCAGTTTCTTCAAGAGCCATCCCATTAAATGAGGTTGAAGCTGGGGTACCCACTATACTTGTGTTGGGCAGTGAAGGCAGTGGGTTGAGAGCTCTAGTGGAGAGGACGTGTACGGAGTTGATTAAAATTCCTGGATTCATGCCTGGATGGGTTGGAACAACTGAAATGGATGCTCAGGAAAAGGTTCAAATCAATTCTGGGCAAGATCTTAAGTCCTTTCATGCTGTAGAGAGCCTGAATGTAAGTGTGGCAGCTGGTGTGTTTCTATACCATCTGATTGGGCATAATAGTCATGTTGTAG ATTAG
- the LOC103721888 gene encoding auxin-responsive protein IAA6-like isoform X1 yields MEEDLKNKPDASPQLLDLIPNERDWMVRDSGGGGGGGSGSRASEESKLELRLGPPGGEEESSVLSLGYLSKASKTTNPCAGAKRGFLDTVESKTEGLQQQQSGFFQLQSRGALGQELSQRTNGNAEQQPQQQSLEKKACSSLPPAHAAPGRKAGLNTNSQTRNRTTSPPVVGWPPIRSFRKNLASSSSKPTFQSQSGNSETRVKLENCRKGLFVKINMDGIPIGRKIDLKAYDSYEKLSSAVEELFQGLLAAQRDPSTAETQKDAEERKAFTGLLDGTGEYTLVYEDNEGDRMLVGDVPWDMFVSSVKRLRVLKSSDLSVLSLGAVCRKRTATEC; encoded by the exons ATGGAAGAAGATTTGAAAAACAAGCCAGATGCCTCTCCTCAGCTACTTGATTTGATTCCAAATGAGAGAGACTGGATGGTGAGAGACtctggaggcggaggaggaggtggaagTGGTTCAAGAGCTTCCGAGGAGAGCAAGCTAGAGCTGAGGCTTGGTCCTcctggaggagaagaggagtcCTCTGTTCTATCTCTTGGTTACCTTTCGAAGGCCTCCAAGACTACCAATCCCTGTGCTGGAGCCAAAAGGGGATTTTTAGACACAGTTGAGTCCAAAACAGAAG GTCTCCAGCAGCAGCAGAGTGGGTTCTTTCAGCTACAGAGCAGAGGTGCCTTGGGACAGGAGTTATCACAGAGGACAAATGGCAACGCAGAGCAGCAGCCGCAGCAGCAGAGCCTTGAGAAGAAGGCCTGCAGTTCATTACCACCAGCGCATGCTGCTCCTGGGAGAAAAGCTGGACTGAACACCAACTCTCAGACAAG AAACAGAACTACCTCTCCGCCCGTGGTTGGTTGGCCTCCTATCCGTTCGTTCAGGAAAAATCTGGCAAGCAGCTCTTCTAAACCAACATTTCAATCACAGAGTGGGAACTCAGAGACTAGAGTAAAGCTTGAGAACTGCAGGAAGGGTTTATTTGTGAAGATTAACATGGATGGGATCCCCATAGGAAGAAAAATAGATTTGAAGGCCTATGACAGCTACGAGAAGCTCTCTTCGGCTGTGGAAGAGCTCTTCCAAGGCCTTCTTGCGG CTCAAAGGGATCCTTCCACAGCTGAAACTCAGAAGGATGCAGAGGAAAGAAAAGCATTTACAGGCTTGTTAGATGGGACTGGTGAATATACCTTGGTTTATGAAGACAATGAAGGAGACAGAATGCTGGTTGGGGATGTTCCTTGGGA CATGTTTGTCTCTTCTGTCAAGAGGCTGAGGGTGCTGAAGAGCTCCGATCTTTCTGTGCTATCT CTGGGAGCAGTCTGCCGGAAAAGAACTGCGACAGAGTGTTGA
- the LOC103721888 gene encoding auxin-responsive protein IAA6-like isoform X2, whose translation MEEDLKNKPDASPQLLDLIPNERDWMVRDSGGGGGGGSGSRASEESKLELRLGPPGGEEESSVLSLGYLSKASKTTNPCAGAKRGFLDTVESKTEGLQQQQSGFFQLQSRGALGQELSQRTNGNAEQQPQQQSLEKKACSSLPPAHAAPGRKAGLNTNSQTRTTSPPVVGWPPIRSFRKNLASSSSKPTFQSQSGNSETRVKLENCRKGLFVKINMDGIPIGRKIDLKAYDSYEKLSSAVEELFQGLLAAQRDPSTAETQKDAEERKAFTGLLDGTGEYTLVYEDNEGDRMLVGDVPWDMFVSSVKRLRVLKSSDLSVLSLGAVCRKRTATEC comes from the exons ATGGAAGAAGATTTGAAAAACAAGCCAGATGCCTCTCCTCAGCTACTTGATTTGATTCCAAATGAGAGAGACTGGATGGTGAGAGACtctggaggcggaggaggaggtggaagTGGTTCAAGAGCTTCCGAGGAGAGCAAGCTAGAGCTGAGGCTTGGTCCTcctggaggagaagaggagtcCTCTGTTCTATCTCTTGGTTACCTTTCGAAGGCCTCCAAGACTACCAATCCCTGTGCTGGAGCCAAAAGGGGATTTTTAGACACAGTTGAGTCCAAAACAGAAG GTCTCCAGCAGCAGCAGAGTGGGTTCTTTCAGCTACAGAGCAGAGGTGCCTTGGGACAGGAGTTATCACAGAGGACAAATGGCAACGCAGAGCAGCAGCCGCAGCAGCAGAGCCTTGAGAAGAAGGCCTGCAGTTCATTACCACCAGCGCATGCTGCTCCTGGGAGAAAAGCTGGACTGAACACCAACTCTCAGACAAG AACTACCTCTCCGCCCGTGGTTGGTTGGCCTCCTATCCGTTCGTTCAGGAAAAATCTGGCAAGCAGCTCTTCTAAACCAACATTTCAATCACAGAGTGGGAACTCAGAGACTAGAGTAAAGCTTGAGAACTGCAGGAAGGGTTTATTTGTGAAGATTAACATGGATGGGATCCCCATAGGAAGAAAAATAGATTTGAAGGCCTATGACAGCTACGAGAAGCTCTCTTCGGCTGTGGAAGAGCTCTTCCAAGGCCTTCTTGCGG CTCAAAGGGATCCTTCCACAGCTGAAACTCAGAAGGATGCAGAGGAAAGAAAAGCATTTACAGGCTTGTTAGATGGGACTGGTGAATATACCTTGGTTTATGAAGACAATGAAGGAGACAGAATGCTGGTTGGGGATGTTCCTTGGGA CATGTTTGTCTCTTCTGTCAAGAGGCTGAGGGTGCTGAAGAGCTCCGATCTTTCTGTGCTATCT CTGGGAGCAGTCTGCCGGAAAAGAACTGCGACAGAGTGTTGA